Proteins from a single region of Deltaproteobacteria bacterium RBG_16_64_85:
- a CDS encoding type II secretion system protein GspE, whose translation MSEQTRQEAAQGLEALAPEAELLGKIPIGYARKHFLLPCRDAGGSLVLLSGKQESSEAIDEIRFLAGPLRVLNAPEDVILKKIDSAYEKIHAPEREIVEGLGGEWDLDVEAAIEETRDLLETPDEAPVIKFVHSLLFRAIKERSSDIHVEPYEKELVVRNRVDGILYPTVTAPRKWHAPIVSRIKVMAGLDIAERRLPQDGRIKIRLGGNEIDIRVSIVPTAFGERAVLRLLDRSSLGLGLSDIGMSPGDLSLFERFLSRSNGIILVTGPTGSGKTTTLYGALRRLDSGTKNIITIEDPVEYQIQGIGQIQVNPKIHLNFANGLRSILRQDPDIIMVGEIRDVETAEIAIQASLTGHLVLSTLHTNDSASAVTRLVDMGIEPFLVASSLSLVMAQRLVRKLCPACRVPYTPTAAQWANLGLSAAPPGPFYAAKGCASCMNTGYKGRVGLFEILPADDRVRALILTRSDADGIKSFAVSRGMRTILAAGAEKACAGITSAEEVLRVTQED comes from the coding sequence TTGAGCGAGCAGACCCGACAGGAAGCCGCGCAGGGCCTGGAGGCCCTCGCCCCGGAGGCCGAGCTCCTCGGGAAGATCCCCATCGGGTATGCCCGGAAGCACTTCCTTCTACCCTGCCGGGATGCCGGCGGGTCGCTGGTCCTCCTGTCCGGCAAGCAGGAAAGCTCGGAAGCGATCGACGAAATCCGGTTCCTCGCGGGGCCCCTACGCGTTCTCAACGCCCCGGAGGACGTGATCCTCAAGAAGATCGACTCCGCCTACGAGAAAATCCACGCCCCGGAGCGCGAGATCGTCGAGGGGCTCGGGGGCGAGTGGGACCTGGACGTGGAGGCGGCCATCGAGGAGACGAGGGATCTCCTGGAGACCCCCGACGAGGCGCCGGTCATCAAGTTCGTCCACTCCCTCCTCTTCCGCGCCATCAAGGAACGTTCCAGCGACATCCACGTGGAGCCCTACGAGAAGGAGCTCGTGGTCCGGAACCGCGTGGACGGCATCCTCTATCCGACCGTGACAGCCCCGCGGAAATGGCACGCACCGATCGTGTCGCGCATCAAGGTCATGGCTGGCCTGGACATCGCCGAGCGGAGGCTGCCGCAGGACGGCCGGATCAAGATCCGCCTGGGAGGGAACGAGATCGACATCCGCGTGTCGATCGTCCCGACCGCCTTCGGGGAGCGGGCCGTGCTGCGCCTCCTGGACCGTTCGAGCCTGGGGCTCGGCCTCTCGGATATCGGGATGTCCCCCGGCGATCTTTCCCTCTTCGAGCGTTTCCTTTCGCGGTCCAACGGCATCATCCTCGTGACGGGCCCCACCGGCTCCGGGAAGACCACCACTCTCTACGGCGCCTTGCGCCGCCTCGATTCGGGGACCAAGAACATCATCACCATCGAGGACCCGGTCGAATACCAGATCCAGGGGATCGGCCAGATCCAGGTCAACCCGAAGATCCACCTCAACTTCGCCAACGGCCTGCGGTCCATCCTCCGCCAGGACCCCGACATCATCATGGTGGGCGAGATCCGGGACGTCGAAACCGCAGAGATCGCCATCCAGGCGTCTCTTACCGGCCACCTCGTGCTGTCGACGCTGCACACCAACGACTCCGCCAGCGCGGTGACCCGCCTCGTGGACATGGGGATCGAGCCGTTCCTCGTAGCCTCCTCCCTCTCCTTGGTCATGGCGCAGCGACTGGTCCGGAAGCTGTGCCCCGCCTGCCGGGTCCCCTACACCCCGACCGCCGCGCAATGGGCCAACCTGGGGCTCTCCGCCGCCCCTCCCGGGCCGTTCTACGCCGCCAAGGGGTGCGCCAGCTGCATGAACACCGGCTACAAGGGGCGCGTGGGCCTCTTCGAGATCCTTCCCGCCGACGATCGTGTGCGGGCCCTGATCCTCACGCGTTCCGACGCGGACGGCATCAAGTCGTTCGCCGTATCCCGGGGAATGCGGACGATCCTGGCGGCCGGAGCGGAAAAGGCCTGCGCGGGAATCACCTCCGCGGAAGAGGTCCTGCGGGTTACGCAGGAAGATTGA